A DNA window from Canis lupus dingo isolate Sandy chromosome 2, ASM325472v2, whole genome shotgun sequence contains the following coding sequences:
- the LDLRAP1 gene encoding low density lipoprotein receptor adapter protein 1 isoform X1, translated as MDALKSAGRALIRSPSLAKQSWGGGGRHRKLPENWTDTRETLLEGMLFSLKYLGMTLVEQPKGEELSAAAVKRIVATAKASGKKLQKVTLKVSPRGIILTDNITNQLIENVSIYRISYCTADKMHDKVFAYIAQSQHNENLECHAFLCTKRKMAQAVTLTVAQAFKVAFEFWQVSKEEKEKREKASQEGGDLLGGGLRDSTPSLKSLVATGNLLDLEETAKAPLSTVSANTTKVDEAPRPQALNNSSVVWELDDGLDEAFSRLAQSRTNPQVLDIGLTAQDIHYAQCLSPVDWDKPDSSSTEQDDLFSF; from the exons ATGGACGCGCTCAAGTCCGCCGGGCGGGCGCTGATCCGGAGCCCCAGCCTCGCCAAGCAGAGCTGGGGGGGCGGCGGCCGGCATCGCA AGCTGCCAGAGAACTGGACAGACACTCGGGAGACACTGCTCGAGGGAATGCTCTTCAGCCTCAAGTACCTGGGCATGACGCTGGTGGAGCAGCCCAAGGGTGAGGAGCTGTCAGCTGCTGCTGTCAAGAGGATTGTGGCCACG GCCAAGGCTAGCGGGAAGAAGCTGCAGAAAGTGACTCTCAAGGTGTCGCCACGGGGGATTATCCTGACCGACAACATCACCAACCAGCTCATTGAGAACGTGTCCATTTACAG GATCTCCTATTGCACAGCAGACAAGATGCACGACAAAGTGTTTGCCTACATTGCACAGAGCCAGCACAACGAGAATCTCGAGTGCCATGCCTTCCTCTGCACCAAACGGAAAATG GCCCAGGCTGTCACCCTCACAGTAGCCCAGGCCTTCAAAGTTGCCTTTGAGTTTTGGCAGGTGTCCAAGGAAG agaaggagaagagggagaaagccagccaggagggaggggacctCCTGGGCGGGGGCCTCCGAGACAGCACCCCGTCGTTGAAGAGCC TGGTTGCCACTGGGAACCTGCTGGACTTGGAAGAGACGGCCAAGGCCCCGCTGTCCACAGTCAGCGCTAACACCACTAAAGTGGACGAGGCACCCAGGCCTCAAGCCTTGAACAATAGCAGTGTTGTCTGG GAGCTGGATGATGGCCTGGATGAAGCATTTTCAAG GCTTGCGCAGTCTCGGACGAACCCTCAGGTCCTGGACATTGGATTGACAGCACAGGACATCCATTACGCCCAGTGCCTCTCACCTGTCGACTGGGACAAGCCTGACAGCAGCAGCACCGAGCAGGATGACCTCTTCAGCTTCTGA
- the LDLRAP1 gene encoding low density lipoprotein receptor adapter protein 1 isoform X2, whose translation MDALKSAGRALIRSPSLAKQSWGGGGRHRKLPENWTDTRETLLEGMLFSLKYLGMTLVEQPKGEELSAAAVKRIVATAKASGKKLQKVTLKVSPRGIILTDNITNQLIENVSIYRISYCTADKMHDKVFAYIAQSQHNENLECHAFLCTKRKMAQAVTLTVAQAFKVAFEFWQVSKEEKEKREKASQEGGDLLGGGLRDSTPSLKSLVATGNLLDLEETAKAPLSTVSANTTKVDEAPRPQALNNSSVVWLDDGLDEAFSRLAQSRTNPQVLDIGLTAQDIHYAQCLSPVDWDKPDSSSTEQDDLFSF comes from the exons ATGGACGCGCTCAAGTCCGCCGGGCGGGCGCTGATCCGGAGCCCCAGCCTCGCCAAGCAGAGCTGGGGGGGCGGCGGCCGGCATCGCA AGCTGCCAGAGAACTGGACAGACACTCGGGAGACACTGCTCGAGGGAATGCTCTTCAGCCTCAAGTACCTGGGCATGACGCTGGTGGAGCAGCCCAAGGGTGAGGAGCTGTCAGCTGCTGCTGTCAAGAGGATTGTGGCCACG GCCAAGGCTAGCGGGAAGAAGCTGCAGAAAGTGACTCTCAAGGTGTCGCCACGGGGGATTATCCTGACCGACAACATCACCAACCAGCTCATTGAGAACGTGTCCATTTACAG GATCTCCTATTGCACAGCAGACAAGATGCACGACAAAGTGTTTGCCTACATTGCACAGAGCCAGCACAACGAGAATCTCGAGTGCCATGCCTTCCTCTGCACCAAACGGAAAATG GCCCAGGCTGTCACCCTCACAGTAGCCCAGGCCTTCAAAGTTGCCTTTGAGTTTTGGCAGGTGTCCAAGGAAG agaaggagaagagggagaaagccagccaggagggaggggacctCCTGGGCGGGGGCCTCCGAGACAGCACCCCGTCGTTGAAGAGCC TGGTTGCCACTGGGAACCTGCTGGACTTGGAAGAGACGGCCAAGGCCCCGCTGTCCACAGTCAGCGCTAACACCACTAAAGTGGACGAGGCACCCAGGCCTCAAGCCTTGAACAATAGCAGTGTTGTCTGG CTGGATGATGGCCTGGATGAAGCATTTTCAAG GCTTGCGCAGTCTCGGACGAACCCTCAGGTCCTGGACATTGGATTGACAGCACAGGACATCCATTACGCCCAGTGCCTCTCACCTGTCGACTGGGACAAGCCTGACAGCAGCAGCACCGAGCAGGATGACCTCTTCAGCTTCTGA
- the LDLRAP1 gene encoding low density lipoprotein receptor adapter protein 1 isoform X3, whose translation MDALKSAGRALIRSPSLAKQSWGGGGRHRKLPENWTDTRETLLEGMLFSLKYLGMTLVEQPKGEELSAAAVKRIVATAKASGKKLQKVTLKVSPRGIILTDNITNQLIENVSIYRISYCTADKMHDKVFAYIAQSQHNENLECHAFLCTKRKMAQAVTLTVAQAFKVAFEFWQVSKEEKEKREKASQEGGDLLGGGLRDSTPSLKSLVATGNLLDLEETAKAPLSTVSANTTKVDEAPRPQALNNSSVVWVSLMSLESWLSFWKWMKARKPSSLPPLLFSLKAIDFLQSNPLTLRKEKLSPKEEQ comes from the exons ATGGACGCGCTCAAGTCCGCCGGGCGGGCGCTGATCCGGAGCCCCAGCCTCGCCAAGCAGAGCTGGGGGGGCGGCGGCCGGCATCGCA AGCTGCCAGAGAACTGGACAGACACTCGGGAGACACTGCTCGAGGGAATGCTCTTCAGCCTCAAGTACCTGGGCATGACGCTGGTGGAGCAGCCCAAGGGTGAGGAGCTGTCAGCTGCTGCTGTCAAGAGGATTGTGGCCACG GCCAAGGCTAGCGGGAAGAAGCTGCAGAAAGTGACTCTCAAGGTGTCGCCACGGGGGATTATCCTGACCGACAACATCACCAACCAGCTCATTGAGAACGTGTCCATTTACAG GATCTCCTATTGCACAGCAGACAAGATGCACGACAAAGTGTTTGCCTACATTGCACAGAGCCAGCACAACGAGAATCTCGAGTGCCATGCCTTCCTCTGCACCAAACGGAAAATG GCCCAGGCTGTCACCCTCACAGTAGCCCAGGCCTTCAAAGTTGCCTTTGAGTTTTGGCAGGTGTCCAAGGAAG agaaggagaagagggagaaagccagccaggagggaggggacctCCTGGGCGGGGGCCTCCGAGACAGCACCCCGTCGTTGAAGAGCC TGGTTGCCACTGGGAACCTGCTGGACTTGGAAGAGACGGCCAAGGCCCCGCTGTCCACAGTCAGCGCTAACACCACTAAAGTGGACGAGGCACCCAGGCCTCAAGCCTTGAACAATAGCAGTGTTGTCTGG GTATCCCTCATGAGCTTGGAATCCTGGCTCAGTTTTTGGAAGTGGATGAAAGCAAGAAAACCTTCTTCCCTGCCCCCTTTGCTCTTCAGCTTGAAAGCCATCGACTTCCTCCAGTCCAACCCCCTCACTTTACGGAAGGAAAAGCTGAGTCCCAAAGAGGAgcagtga